Proteins encoded within one genomic window of Bombus terrestris chromosome 11, iyBomTerr1.2, whole genome shotgun sequence:
- the LOC105666273 gene encoding androglobin, whose product MNKYITTTTEEDVQDETVNDKSKTDETNQKDRAREMSKEETKISADFSEDISFWADFNKMEPYVKDVHFFYKLDYFQYSMKLSDRFAPKQPNDEKSETKKESKKGSRRSSPSKTTFKNSEFIDTYNWPQKMSKTRNEPLYVFTDSLEEKFFLIDFATFQVSIEIVEDVNDEIAIPRTKLKGNKDCLSIEEHCWFRRPEKSISLVSVLTAGTKSTVMEIDRGRHLLRVYCHSESNCLISISSDTVFHVGDRRRMYQLMCTESETVDQMARHISNSVCSVYQAFGTERYSEALKIYYKSYLPPVEDRKVRDKLFYNQIHDYFIEEQVQLIRKIMPEDEVPGVLRALRIFFLNHTVGLECFKDATIVLKNLLNKTRRLIEDRRYASQHPTEKIIVQNKAAAVIQAFFKTITIRRYLKIHNPRHEQHNQVLQNLLKVAELYNYNKRESLANQVLRNILKHHDKLHDIYYCSKDFEYTLQAQELKGTLTNITPNQWLPIIRLVVNSQPSETVFASIDLFVNLPKYSVRMFKNETGKEIQRVVNNVVPTRYQHTKLGYTIFCYGWSEDQTLKELPWSLNIITMKGQPVFYFLIDEVSFLTINMPPILAIEELSNSYIPNSRNYISKWIVRVVKSSLVSFRLRVSYDKVRMRLRVTDEEGQVLSQIKGTCVVILPMVYLEFQRKSTEITLEKDNSDNIDEENSSEEKVDSNESRSKDDAIPHTIYHVEASVLENSWPLTETEWSLVSEFKVKPTGSVIKKKLPPFSNTGRLSKSESLRSKRVSKQSVESVPAIESPYWVLQVVTDTGSELKISQDRTKEREIARMKEAWAKENPDSLQRGRELREAFIKKHEIKSKCSFEKKPSSHSEKSLTKRESHRLSHIETSRISMAHLEKRTLKPPPSLRRLPPLDLTIYEVKEDEEDEAWVKTESDEEMLRNIRIMNILYAQEDYAYFLEDLNKLYKRQRYQYETLYGRYIDAFFDRRGMLEDVYEARKGYIASTKPVAASSTKSTKRSKKSKKT is encoded by the exons GAACAAATACATTACGACAACTACAGAGGAAGATGTTCAAGACGAAACCGTCAATGATAAGTCGAAAACAGACGAAACAAATCAGAAAGATAGGGCTCGTGAAATGTCGAAGGAAGAGACGAAAATTTCGGCCGATTTTTCAGAGGACATCAGCTTCTGGGCAGATTTTAACAAAATGGAACCCTACGTGAAGGACGTACATTTTTTCTATAAACTAGATTACTTTCAATACAGTATGAAACTGTCAGATCGATTTGCACCGAAACAACCAAACGATGAAAAATCTGAAACTAAAAAAGAGAGTAAGAAGGGTAGCAGGAGAAGTTCACCGTCTAAAACAACGTTCAAAAACTCTGAATTCATCGACACTTATAATTGGCCTCAAAAAATGTCAAAAACCAGAAACGAGCCGCTATATGTCTTCACCGATTCGTTGGAAGAGAAATTCTTTCTCATCGACTTTGCAACGTTCCAAGTTTCCATCGAAATTGTCGAAGACGTTAACGATGAAATTGCAATCCCCAGAACCAAATTAAAGGGAAATAAAGATTGTCTAAGTATAGAAGAGCATTGTTGGTTTCGCAGGCCAGAAAAATCCATCTCCTTGGTCTCCGTTTTAACTGCTGGCACAAAATCAACCGTGATGGAAATAGATCGAGGGAGACACCTTTTACGAGTTTACTGTCACTCAGAATCCAATTGCCTTATATCTATCTCATCGGATACGGTTTTCCACGTGGGGGACAGGCGAAGGATGTATCAACTAATGTGCACAGAATCTGAAACGGTCGATCAGATGGCGAGGCACATCAGCAACTCCGTCTGTAGCGTCTATCAAGCGTTTGGCACTGAAAGATACTCGGAAGCCTTGAAGATTTACTACAAAAGCTACTTGCCACCGGTTGAAGATCGAAAGGTGAGGGACAAGTTGTTCTATAATCAGATACACGACTACTTTATCGAAGAACAGGtacaattaattagaaaaatcatGCCTGAAGACGAGGTTCCAGGTGTTTTACGAGCTCTGAGAATATTTTTTCTGAATCACACTGTTGGCTTAGAATGCTTCAAAGACGCAACGATCGTGTTGAAGAACTTGCTGAACAAAACGAGACGCTTGATTGAGGATAGAAGATACGCTAGTCAGCATCCCACGgaaaaaattattgtacaaaataAGGCTGCAGCTGTTATTCAAGCGTTTTTCAAAACGATTACCATTAGGAGATATTTGAAAATACATAATCCCCGTCACGAGCAGCATAATCAAGTTTTACAGAATCTATTGAAAGTTGCAgaattgtataattataataagcGAGAATCTTTAGCTAATCAGGTATTGAGGAATATATTGAAGCATCATGATAAATTACATGAcatttactattgttctaaagACTTCGAGTACACCTTGCAAGCGCAAGAATTGAAAGGGACGTTGACAAATATCACGCCAAACCAATGGCTCCCTATTATAAGACTCGTGGTGAATTCTCAACCCTCAGAGACAGTGTTTGCCAGTATAGATTTATTTGTTAACCTACCAAAGTATAGTGTACGCATGTTTAAAAATGAGACAGGTAAAGAAATACAACGAGTGGTAAACAATGTGGTTCCAACTCGGTACCAACATACGAAACTAGGTTACACTATCTTCTGCTATGGTTGGAGCGAAGATCAGACGTTGAAAGAGTTACCTTGGTccttaaatataattacaatgaAAGGACAACCTGTGTTCTATTTTCTAATTGACGAAGTATCGTTTCTCACGATTAACATGCCTCCTATATTAGCTATAGAAGAATTATCCAACAGTTATATTCCTAATTCgagaaattatatttcgaaGTGGATCGTTCGAGTGGTGAAATCTAGCTTGGTCTCGTTTAGATTAAGAGTATCGTATGACAAAGTAAGAATGAGATTGAGAGTCACGGATGAGGAAGGTCAAGTGTTGTCGCAAATAAAAGGTACTTGTGTAGTTATTTTGCCGATGGTGTATTtggaatttcaaagaaaatctACTGAAATTACACTTGAAAAGGATAATTCTGATAACATCGATGAAGAGAATTCTAGCGAAGAGAAAGTTGATAGCAACGAAAGTAGAAGTAAGGATGATGCGATACCTCACACGATTTATCACGTAGAAGCCTCAGTGCTTGAAAACAGCTGGCCATTGACTGAAACAGAATGGAGTCTTGTGTCAGAATTTAAAGTGAAACCGACTGGCTCtgttattaaaaagaaactaCCACCTTTTTCGAATACAGGAAGACTATCAAAGAGTGAGTCGTTAAGGTCGAAGAGAGTTTCGAAGCAGTCTGTTGAAAGTGTTCCGGCTATCGAGTCTCCTTATTGGGTTCTTCAAGTAGTTACTGATACTGGAAGCGAATTAAAG ATATCCCAAGATAGGACGAAGGAAAGGGAGATAGCGAGGATGAAGGAAGCCTGGGCGAAAGAGAATCCTGACAGCTTGCAGCGTGGTAGAGAACTCCGTGAAGCTTTCATAAAGAAACACGAGATCAAGTCCAAGTGCTCGTTCGAAAAGAAACCTTCGAGTCATTCCGAGAAATCATTGACGAAAAGGGAGAGCCATCGTTTGTCGCACATCGAGACATCCAGGATTTCAATGGCTCATTTGGAGAAGAGGACGTTGAAGCCACCTCCGTCCCTTCGTAGACTTCCACCCTTGGATTTGACTATCTACGAGGTGAAAGAGGACGAGGAGGACGAAGCATGGGTAAAGACGGAGTCAGATGAAGAAATGCTGCGGAATATTCGTATAATGAATATCTTGTATGCTCAAGAAGACTACGCGTATTTTCTCGAAGATCTGAACAAGCTATATAAAAGACAGAGGTACCAGTACGAAACATTGTATGGAAGATATATAGATGCATTTTTTGATAGAAGAGGAATGTTGGAAGACGTGTACGAAGCTCGAAAAGGATATATAGCTAGTACGAAGCCTGTAGCTGCTTCGAGCACCAAGTCTACTAAGAGGAGCAAGAAATCTAAGAAAACTTAG